A portion of the Bdellovibrionales bacterium genome contains these proteins:
- a CDS encoding lipid-binding SYLF domain-containing protein — protein sequence MRFLNRSLLLAFVALISLTGCRSAGEFGSEPDQLMDRSRITFKSMLSDNQYPGLVDLASRAKAILIVPNQIRAAFILGGQGGNAVMLVRDAQNKWSSPAFYTLGGLSFGLQIGGSTSEFVIAIMTEKGLNAVLDRQVTLGGDAGIAVGELGKGVNAATAMGLKSDMYAFARSQGLYVGASLEGSVISPRHIWNRQVYGSNVKPRDILVNRTVSANSASATALINAMP from the coding sequence ATGCGCTTTTTAAACCGCTCCCTGCTTCTGGCTTTTGTGGCCCTCATTTCTCTGACCGGCTGCCGTAGCGCAGGCGAGTTTGGGAGCGAGCCCGATCAACTGATGGACCGCTCGCGCATTACCTTTAAGTCCATGCTTAGCGATAACCAATATCCGGGCCTCGTTGACCTAGCCTCACGCGCTAAAGCCATCCTGATCGTTCCCAACCAGATTCGTGCGGCCTTCATCCTTGGCGGGCAAGGCGGCAACGCCGTGATGCTGGTGCGCGATGCCCAAAACAAGTGGAGTTCGCCTGCCTTCTATACGCTGGGCGGCCTTAGCTTTGGCCTACAAATCGGAGGCAGCACGTCCGAGTTTGTTATCGCGATCATGACCGAAAAAGGACTGAACGCCGTTTTGGATCGTCAGGTCACGTTGGGCGGCGATGCCGGTATCGCCGTTGGTGAGCTTGGCAAAGGTGTGAATGCCGCCACCGCCATGGGTCTGAAATCTGATATGTACGCCTTTGCGCGGTCACAAGGCCTTTATGTCGGGGCCTCACTTGAAGGCTCTGTCATATCGCCGCGCCACATATGGAATAGGCAGGTTTACGGCTCCAACGTGAAGCCACGCGACATTTTGGTCAACCGCACAGTGTCGGCAAACTCTGCTTCCGCAACGGCTTTGATCAACGCGATGCCTTAA
- a CDS encoding adenosylcobinamide-GDP ribazoletransferase, whose amino-acid sequence MTDPLDPTPPDSPEAQTPAETVESAPAPTGTPLKSPPVITMNAPSAETLWVEIVIAINYLTRLNLRLKETPRPRFIRKAMVWFPLIGAAIGVFGASVDWIMTQIGLPGIITSAFAVISMLWITRALHEEEFASMANLYGRSFDKDQGIGWLKEERSVQYGTLAVILVIIMKIGAIASLSDNDIVFQALITSACWSRAMMVVMASWLRPIPGDPVADYFQQPPALRMLLALALGGIIAFAVLGSYATYALAIGTGAGLLVALLGANHLRGYNGPLMGSLQEIVEITILGVILALQ is encoded by the coding sequence ATGACCGATCCACTTGACCCCACGCCGCCCGATTCGCCAGAGGCTCAAACACCAGCCGAAACGGTTGAGTCCGCGCCTGCGCCTACGGGAACGCCACTGAAATCGCCGCCCGTGATTACGATGAATGCGCCATCGGCAGAGACTCTTTGGGTGGAAATCGTCATTGCCATCAACTATTTGACTCGTCTCAATCTGCGCCTGAAAGAAACCCCAAGGCCCCGCTTTATTCGCAAAGCCATGGTCTGGTTCCCCCTTATCGGCGCGGCCATTGGTGTCTTTGGTGCAAGCGTTGACTGGATCATGACGCAAATAGGTCTTCCAGGCATTATCACATCGGCTTTCGCCGTCATCAGCATGCTTTGGATAACACGCGCTTTGCATGAAGAAGAATTCGCCAGCATGGCCAATCTCTATGGCCGCAGCTTTGACAAGGACCAAGGCATTGGCTGGCTTAAAGAAGAACGGTCGGTTCAATATGGAACCCTTGCCGTTATCCTTGTGATCATTATGAAAATCGGTGCCATCGCCAGCCTGAGCGACAACGACATCGTCTTTCAAGCCCTCATCACTTCGGCGTGCTGGTCACGCGCGATGATGGTCGTGATGGCCTCATGGCTGCGCCCGATTCCTGGCGATCCCGTTGCGGATTACTTCCAACAGCCGCCTGCCCTGCGCATGTTGCTGGCTCTCGCTTTGGGTGGGATCATCGCCTTTGCCGTCTTGGGCTCCTACGCCACCTATGCGCTGGCTATCGGGACGGGCGCAGGATTGCTGGTCGCCCTTCTAGGAGCCAACCATTTGCGCGGCTATAACGGCCCGCTGATGGGATCCTTACAGGAAATCGTCGAAATCACCATCTTGGGCGTCATTCTAGCGTTGCAATAG